A single Kryptolebias marmoratus isolate JLee-2015 linkage group LG7, ASM164957v2, whole genome shotgun sequence DNA region contains:
- the LOC108251727 gene encoding H-2 class II histocompatibility antigen, A-U alpha chain-like has product MTSHDLCTVIGCWVLFPGSFTEAQVDLGVRQQLMKMKLVLLVSCAACVCADVLHESYRVDGCSETDGTVMLTLDGEEVWHADFKHNTGVNSLPDFVQHPSSEGLYELAVLHQRICKNYLPWIRMGLKDIPTALDPPNSLIFTAHRVELGVENTLICSVFGFYPAPVRVHWTRNGLNVTDGTSINVPFPHKDQTFSQISRLDFLPQLGDTYSCTVDHVALTEPQRRIWDVQDEAAQPGIGPSVFCGVGLTVGLLGVAVGTFFLIKGNECR; this is encoded by the exons atgacatcacatgacCTCTGCACTGTGATTGGCTGCTGGGTTTTGTTTCCTGGGAGTTTTACGGAGGCTCAGGTAGATTTAGGTGTCAGACAGcagctgatgaagatgaagctGGTCCTCCTCGTCTCGTGTGctgcctgtgtttgtgcagatg TTCTGCATGAAAGCTACAGAGTAGATGGATGCTCAGAGACTGATGGGACGGTCATGTTGACGCTGGACGGTGAAGAGGTGTGGCACGCTGACTTCAAACATAACACCGGAGTCAATTCTCTGCCCGACTTTGTCCAACATCCGAGCTCTGAAGGACTTTACGAGCTAGCTGTGCTTCACCAAAGAATCTGCAAAAACTATCTGCCGTGGATCCGTATGGGTCTGAAGGACATCCCCACAGCACTTG ATCCTCCTAACAGCCTGATCTTCACAGCCCACAGAGTGGAGCTGGGAGTGGAGAACACTCTGATCTGTTCTGTGTTCGGGTTCTATCCTGCTCCTGTCAGAGTGCACTGGACCAGGAACGGACTCAACGTGACTGACGGAACCAGCATCAATGTTCCTTTTCCCCACAAAGACCAAACCTTCTCTCAGATCTCCAGGCTGGACTTCCTCCCACAGCTGGGAGACACCTACAGCTGCACGGTGGATCATGTGGCCCTGACAGAACCCCAGAGGAGGATCTGGG ATGTGCAGGACGAGGCGGCTCAGCCCGGTATCGGACCTTCAGTGTTCTGTGGGGTCGGTCTGACCGTCGGGCTCCTCGGTGTGGCT
- the si:ch73-71d17.2 gene encoding RPA-related protein RADX isoform X1: MAADSCVFHRTLTRSRPTPNKVSSPVVCREFLHVVDIRRYSRDQASPVFFPQAVLSGEDLYDVTLTDGHCLLQVTLDPGLNRLVERRVLHPGSVVCNVTFSPALSAQLPECPGASADRDSYRLVSVQVRDADPGEDEEVRRSDWATLPWFGSSEPTGPLVPLRANRSVFLPLWNNVDHSGEVWREAPPTDEGMEDEDEEEDEGRRPAVTVSELRDVFLSGWRGAVQHQLIVRIINKSHLMYYGRTDRNCDCPYKVLLQVSDQTGSVCVVLWNSVCVDWYRCLKPGDIISLRRYRVKRHYQAEGDDIELSVNSRNPAALISVLPESSVSPEHLPPAATYSFYSSKDLSERAHSGVCDVIGLLAFTGRSERIRRKDGRGAELLEYRWLRLEDGSSDRPIMVKLFSTSQPETHLKLHPLSVVVCTRLQVIRSSDQTDWFYLTNTTFTQVYCTGLGHHSQMSYRKLPQVRLFLRWLRSQEDEQVLSRALIGGFFIHPPPPVSLETFMKDRRGELGFLQGAELQRELERLCYRERRSFCVQATVTMVTYSSRGEEDHCLFWTDRASSHSSSSSSSSPRLPPSSPSFRPSSSSPPSFRPSSLFPPSSPSFRPSSSSPPSFRPSSLFPPSSPSSAVSHSSPGPAVPGARKWRKRRQLLQADTLKKRRPQLPVQAENNRTVILFDASMEFLQNPAEEEEDDEDEDEDASSFTTAPLPPVFPPVALETLPMHYDHTHREEQLVAVAMGGGGTSEKFDSSLEDYYTLRLRALSDGLLVDTLFLPHFSSSSPCSLLHHSNTWTSILSHGAFSSQTPPPSPADLISTASQLANQRLICVLEACHLGGARTELVLSRAFLLND; encoded by the exons ATGGCGGCGGATAGCTGCGTCTTCCACCGAACCCTGACCCGGTCCAGACCGACTCCGAACAAG GTGTCCTCTCCTGTGGTCTGCAGGGAGTTCCTGCATGTTGTGGACATTCGGCGTTACAGCAGAGACCAGGCGTCCCCCGTCTTCTTCCCCCAGGCCGTCCTCAGTG GTGAAGACCTGTATGACGTCACGCTGACGGACGGACACTGTCTCCTTCAGGTGACTCTGGACCCGGGTCTGAACCGGCTGGTGGAGAGGCGTGTCCTACATCCTGGGTCTGTGGTTTGTAACGTCACCTTCAGCCCCGCCCTGAGCGCTCAGCTCCCAGAATGCCCCGGGGCCtctgcagacagagacag CTACAGGCTGGTGAGCGTTCAGGTCAGAGACGCAGATCCTGGTGAGGATGAAGAGGTCAGGAGGTCGGACTGGGCCACTCTGCCCTGGTTCGGATCATCAGAACCAACAG GTCCCCTGGTTCCTCTCAGAGCCAATCGGAGCGTGTTCCTTCCTCTGTGGAACAACGTGGACCACAGCGGGGAGGTGTGGAGGGAAGCTCCGCCCACTGATGAGGGCatggaggatgaagatgaagaggaggatgaag GGCGACGTCCTGCGGTGACGGTGTCTGAGCTACGGGACGTCTTCCTGTCAGGCTGGCGTGGCGCCGTCCAGCATCAGCTGATCGTACGCATCATCAACAAGTCTCACCTGATGTATTATGGGAGGACAGACAGGAACTGTGATTGCCCATATAAG gtgctgctgcaggtgagcgaccagacaggaagtgtgtgtgtggtgctgtGGAACAGCGTGTGTGTCGACTGGTACCGCTGTCTGAAGCCTGGTGACATCATCAGCCTGAGGCGCTATCGAGTGAAACGGCACTACCAGGCCGAAGGGGACGACATAG agctcAGTGTGAACAGCAGGAACCCTGCTGCGCTCATATCTGTTCTCCCAGAATCCTCGGTTTCACCTGAACACCTCCCACCTGCTGCCACCTACAGCTTCTACAGCAG TAAGGATCTTTCTGAGCGCGCTCACAGCGGCGTTTGTGATGTCATCGGTCTGCTGGCGTTCACAGGACGATCAGAGCGAATCAGGAGGAAAG ACGGGCGAGGGGCGGAGCTTCTAGAGTACCGGTGGCTGCGATTGGAGGATGGAAGCAGCGATCGGCCAATCATGGTGAAGCTCTTCTCCACGTCTCAACCTGAAACACACCTGAAGCTCCACCCAC TCTCTGTGGTGGTTTGCACTCGCCTGCAGGTGATCAGGTCCTCTGATCAGACTGACTGGTTCTACCTGACCAACACAACCTTCACTCAGGTCTACTGCACAG GCCTGGGCCACCACTCCCAGATGAGCTACCGGAAGCTGCCACAGGTGCGCCTCTTCCTGCGGTGGCTGAGGAGCCAGGAGGACGAGCAGGTGCTGAGCAGGGCTCTGATTGGAGGGTTCTTCATCCACCCGCCTCCTCCCGTCTCCTTGGAAACATTCATGAAGGACAGGAGAG GTGAGCTGGGCTTCCTGCAGGGGGCGGAGCTTCAGAGGGAGCTGGAGAGACTCTGTTACCGAGAGCGACGGTCCTTCTGCGTCCAGGCAACCGTTACCATGGTTACgtacagcagcagaggagag gaGGATCACTGTTTGTTCTGGACAGACAGAGCTTCAtctcactcctcctcctcctcatcctcctctcctcgcctccctccctcctctccttccttcagaccctcctcctcctctcctccttccttcagaccctcctccttgttccctccctcctctccttccttcagaccctcctcctcctctcctccttccttcagaccctcctccttgttccctccctcctctccttcctcagctgtcagtcattcGTCTCCTGGTCCAGCCGTCCCCGGCGCTCG GaagtggaggaagaggaggcagctgctgcaggcAGACACTCTGAAGAAGAG ACGCCCTCAGCTGCCAGTTCAGGCTGAAAACAACAGGACAG TCATTCTGTTCGATGCTTCCATGGAGTTTCTGCAAAACCctgctgaggaagaggaagacgatgaagatgaagatgaagatgccTCATCTTTCACcaccgcccccctccccccagtcTTCCCTCCTGTTGCCTTGGAGACCTTACCAATGCATTATGACCACACCCACAGAGAGGAGCAGTTGGTTGCCGTGGCAATGGGAGGAGGGGGAACATCTGAGAAGTTTGACTCCTCCCTCGAGGATTACTACACACTGAGACTCagag CTCTGTCCGACGGGCTGCTGGTCGACACGCTCTTCCTCCCTcatttctcctcttcctcaccttgTTCTCTCCTCCATCACTCCAACACCTGGACCTCCATCTTGTCCCATGGAGCCTTCTCCTCTCAGACACCTCCACCCTCTCCAG CTGACCTCATCTCCACGGCGTCCCAGTTGGCCAATCAGAGGCTCATTTGTGTCCTGGAGGCGTGTCATCTGGGCGGAGCCAGAACTGAACTGGTCCTGAGTCGAGCGTTCCTCCTGAACGACTGA
- the si:ch73-71d17.2 gene encoding RPA-related protein RADX isoform X2, translated as MAADSCVFHRTLTRSRPTPNKVSSPVVCREFLHVVDIRRYSRDQASPVFFPQAVLSGEDLYDVTLTDGHCLLQVTLDPGLNRLVERRVLHPGSVVCNVTFSPALSAQLPECPGASADRDSYRLVSVQVRDADPGEDEEVRRSDWATLPWFGSSEPTGPLVPLRANRSVFLPLWNNVDHSGEVWREAPPTDEGMEDEDEEEDEGRRPAVTVSELRDVFLSGWRGAVQHQLIVRIINKSHLMYYGRTDRNCDCPYKVLLQVSDQTGSVCVVLWNSVCVDWYRCLKPGDIISLRRYRVKRHYQAEGDDIELSVNSRNPAALISVLPESSVSPEHLPPAATYSFYSSKDLSERAHSGVCDVIGLLAFTGRSERIRRKDGRGAELLEYRWLRLEDGSSDRPIMVKLFSTSQPETHLKLHPLSVVVCTRLQVIRSSDQTDWFYLTNTTFTQVYCTGLGHHSQMSYRKLPQVRLFLRWLRSQEDEQVLSRALIGGFFIHPPPPVSLETFMKDRRGELGFLQGAELQRELERLCYRERRSFCVQATVTMVTYSSRGEEDHCLFWTDRASSHSSSSSSSSPRLPPSSPSFRPSSSSPPSFRPSSLFPPSSPSFRPSSSSPPSFRPSSLFPPSSPSSAVSHSSPGPAVPGARKWRKRRQLLQADTLKKRRPQLPVQAENNRTDPALASFNISADML; from the exons ATGGCGGCGGATAGCTGCGTCTTCCACCGAACCCTGACCCGGTCCAGACCGACTCCGAACAAG GTGTCCTCTCCTGTGGTCTGCAGGGAGTTCCTGCATGTTGTGGACATTCGGCGTTACAGCAGAGACCAGGCGTCCCCCGTCTTCTTCCCCCAGGCCGTCCTCAGTG GTGAAGACCTGTATGACGTCACGCTGACGGACGGACACTGTCTCCTTCAGGTGACTCTGGACCCGGGTCTGAACCGGCTGGTGGAGAGGCGTGTCCTACATCCTGGGTCTGTGGTTTGTAACGTCACCTTCAGCCCCGCCCTGAGCGCTCAGCTCCCAGAATGCCCCGGGGCCtctgcagacagagacag CTACAGGCTGGTGAGCGTTCAGGTCAGAGACGCAGATCCTGGTGAGGATGAAGAGGTCAGGAGGTCGGACTGGGCCACTCTGCCCTGGTTCGGATCATCAGAACCAACAG GTCCCCTGGTTCCTCTCAGAGCCAATCGGAGCGTGTTCCTTCCTCTGTGGAACAACGTGGACCACAGCGGGGAGGTGTGGAGGGAAGCTCCGCCCACTGATGAGGGCatggaggatgaagatgaagaggaggatgaag GGCGACGTCCTGCGGTGACGGTGTCTGAGCTACGGGACGTCTTCCTGTCAGGCTGGCGTGGCGCCGTCCAGCATCAGCTGATCGTACGCATCATCAACAAGTCTCACCTGATGTATTATGGGAGGACAGACAGGAACTGTGATTGCCCATATAAG gtgctgctgcaggtgagcgaccagacaggaagtgtgtgtgtggtgctgtGGAACAGCGTGTGTGTCGACTGGTACCGCTGTCTGAAGCCTGGTGACATCATCAGCCTGAGGCGCTATCGAGTGAAACGGCACTACCAGGCCGAAGGGGACGACATAG agctcAGTGTGAACAGCAGGAACCCTGCTGCGCTCATATCTGTTCTCCCAGAATCCTCGGTTTCACCTGAACACCTCCCACCTGCTGCCACCTACAGCTTCTACAGCAG TAAGGATCTTTCTGAGCGCGCTCACAGCGGCGTTTGTGATGTCATCGGTCTGCTGGCGTTCACAGGACGATCAGAGCGAATCAGGAGGAAAG ACGGGCGAGGGGCGGAGCTTCTAGAGTACCGGTGGCTGCGATTGGAGGATGGAAGCAGCGATCGGCCAATCATGGTGAAGCTCTTCTCCACGTCTCAACCTGAAACACACCTGAAGCTCCACCCAC TCTCTGTGGTGGTTTGCACTCGCCTGCAGGTGATCAGGTCCTCTGATCAGACTGACTGGTTCTACCTGACCAACACAACCTTCACTCAGGTCTACTGCACAG GCCTGGGCCACCACTCCCAGATGAGCTACCGGAAGCTGCCACAGGTGCGCCTCTTCCTGCGGTGGCTGAGGAGCCAGGAGGACGAGCAGGTGCTGAGCAGGGCTCTGATTGGAGGGTTCTTCATCCACCCGCCTCCTCCCGTCTCCTTGGAAACATTCATGAAGGACAGGAGAG GTGAGCTGGGCTTCCTGCAGGGGGCGGAGCTTCAGAGGGAGCTGGAGAGACTCTGTTACCGAGAGCGACGGTCCTTCTGCGTCCAGGCAACCGTTACCATGGTTACgtacagcagcagaggagag gaGGATCACTGTTTGTTCTGGACAGACAGAGCTTCAtctcactcctcctcctcctcatcctcctctcctcgcctccctccctcctctccttccttcagaccctcctcctcctctcctccttccttcagaccctcctccttgttccctccctcctctccttccttcagaccctcctcctcctctcctccttccttcagaccctcctccttgttccctccctcctctccttcctcagctgtcagtcattcGTCTCCTGGTCCAGCCGTCCCCGGCGCTCG GaagtggaggaagaggaggcagctgctgcaggcAGACACTCTGAAGAAGAG ACGCCCTCAGCTGCCAGTTCAGGCTGAAAACAACAGGACAG ATCCTGCGCTGGCAtccttcaacatttctgcagacatGTTGTAG
- the ift46 gene encoding intraflagellar transport protein 46 homolog isoform X2, with amino-acid sequence MERADPGKGPELLKNQPYDESLEVDGEEVPSVHSPTPRGQSQSESSRNRMFRSIMSANSSSDEFDEDLKPLRDKEPAGTKQGPGPNEEDEDEEEEEDDSDDDDDTDDDDDPTEPLEGVYDPADYANLPVSTEIKELFQYIIRYTPQTIELDHSLKPFIPDFIPAVGDIDAFLKVPRPDGKPDDLGLLVLDEPSVKQSDPTVLSLWLSEETKQHGAAELKKVTSVASPQDNPRAVDSWVDSISALHRSKPPASVQYHRPVPDIDSLMQEWAAELEDLLGRLQLPPARLDCSLSQYADIICSLLDIPVYGTRIQSLHLLFSLYLEFRDSQHFTRRT; translated from the exons ATGGAGCGGGCTGACCCGGGAAAAGGCCCCGAGCTGCTGAAGAACCAGCCCTACGACGAGAGCCTGGAGGTGGACGGAGAGGAGGTACCGAGCGTCCACAGCCCGACTCCCCGCGGACAGAGTCAG TCAGAGTCCAGCAGGAACCGGATGTTCCGCAGCATCATGTCGGCCAACAGCAGCAGCGATGAGTTCGATGAGGACCTCAAGCCTCTGAGGGACAAAGAGCCCGCTGGGACAAAGCAGGGGCCCGGTCCAAAtgaagaggatgaggatgaggaagaggaggaggatgactctgatgatgatgatgatacagatgatgatgatgacccCACGGAGCCTCTGGAGGGAGTGTACGACCCCGCAGACTACGCCAACCTGCCCGTCAGCACCGAGATCAAAGAACTGTTCCAGTACATCATCCg GTACACGCCTCAGACCATAGAACTGGATCACTCCCTGAAGCCGTTCATCCCAGACTTCATCCCAGCTGTTGGAGACATCGACGCCTTCCTGAAG GTGCCGAGACCCGATGGGAAACCAGATGATCTGGGACTGCTGGTTCTGGATGAACCCAGTGTGAAGCAGTCGGACCCCACGGTTCTGTCGCTGTGGCTGTCAGAGGAGACCAAGCAGCACGGAGCTGCAGag CTGAAGAAAGTGACGAGCGTGGCGAGTCCTCAGGACAACCCTCGGGCCGTGGACAGCTGGGTGGACAGTATCAGCGCCCTGCACAGGTCCAAACCTCCGGCCAGCGTCCAGTACCACCGACCGGTCCCGGACATCGACAGCCTGATGCAGGAGTGGGCCGCGGAGCTGGAGGATCTGCTGGGCCGCCTGCAGCTGCCCCCCGCCCGCCTGGACTGCAGCCTGTCTCAGTACGCCGACATCATCTGCAGCCTGCTGGACATCCCCGTCTACGGAACCAGGATCCAGTCCCTGCACCTGCTCTTCAGTCTCTATCTGGAGTTCAGGGACTCTCAGCACTTCACCCGCAGAACCTAG
- the ift46 gene encoding intraflagellar transport protein 46 homolog isoform X3 — MFRSIMSANSSSDEFDEDLKPLRDKEPAGTKQGPGPNEEDEDEEEEEDDSDDDDDTDDDDDPTEPLEGVYDPADYANLPVSTEIKELFQYIIRQFDQRQFVFSFLCLLSSEGQLLLLQRYTPQTIELDHSLKPFIPDFIPAVGDIDAFLKVPRPDGKPDDLGLLVLDEPSVKQSDPTVLSLWLSEETKQHGAAELKKVTSVASPQDNPRAVDSWVDSISALHRSKPPASVQYHRPVPDIDSLMQEWAAELEDLLGRLQLPPARLDCSLSQYADIICSLLDIPVYGTRIQSLHLLFSLYLEFRDSQHFTRRT, encoded by the exons ATGTTCCGCAGCATCATGTCGGCCAACAGCAGCAGCGATGAGTTCGATGAGGACCTCAAGCCTCTGAGGGACAAAGAGCCCGCTGGGACAAAGCAGGGGCCCGGTCCAAAtgaagaggatgaggatgaggaagaggaggaggatgactctgatgatgatgatgatacagatgatgatgatgacccCACGGAGCCTCTGGAGGGAGTGTACGACCCCGCAGACTACGCCAACCTGCCCGTCAGCACCGAGATCAAAGAACTGTTCCAGTACATCATCCg GCAGTTTGACCAGAGACAGTTTGTCTTCTCCTTCCTTTGTCTGCTGTCTTCAGAAGGACAGCTCCTTCTTCTTCAGAG GTACACGCCTCAGACCATAGAACTGGATCACTCCCTGAAGCCGTTCATCCCAGACTTCATCCCAGCTGTTGGAGACATCGACGCCTTCCTGAAG GTGCCGAGACCCGATGGGAAACCAGATGATCTGGGACTGCTGGTTCTGGATGAACCCAGTGTGAAGCAGTCGGACCCCACGGTTCTGTCGCTGTGGCTGTCAGAGGAGACCAAGCAGCACGGAGCTGCAGag CTGAAGAAAGTGACGAGCGTGGCGAGTCCTCAGGACAACCCTCGGGCCGTGGACAGCTGGGTGGACAGTATCAGCGCCCTGCACAGGTCCAAACCTCCGGCCAGCGTCCAGTACCACCGACCGGTCCCGGACATCGACAGCCTGATGCAGGAGTGGGCCGCGGAGCTGGAGGATCTGCTGGGCCGCCTGCAGCTGCCCCCCGCCCGCCTGGACTGCAGCCTGTCTCAGTACGCCGACATCATCTGCAGCCTGCTGGACATCCCCGTCTACGGAACCAGGATCCAGTCCCTGCACCTGCTCTTCAGTCTCTATCTGGAGTTCAGGGACTCTCAGCACTTCACCCGCAGAACCTAG
- the ift46 gene encoding intraflagellar transport protein 46 homolog isoform X1: MERADPGKGPELLKNQPYDESLEVDGEEVPSVHSPTPRGQSQSESSRNRMFRSIMSANSSSDEFDEDLKPLRDKEPAGTKQGPGPNEEDEDEEEEEDDSDDDDDTDDDDDPTEPLEGVYDPADYANLPVSTEIKELFQYIIRQFDQRQFVFSFLCLLSSEGQLLLLQRYTPQTIELDHSLKPFIPDFIPAVGDIDAFLKVPRPDGKPDDLGLLVLDEPSVKQSDPTVLSLWLSEETKQHGAAELKKVTSVASPQDNPRAVDSWVDSISALHRSKPPASVQYHRPVPDIDSLMQEWAAELEDLLGRLQLPPARLDCSLSQYADIICSLLDIPVYGTRIQSLHLLFSLYLEFRDSQHFTRRT, translated from the exons ATGGAGCGGGCTGACCCGGGAAAAGGCCCCGAGCTGCTGAAGAACCAGCCCTACGACGAGAGCCTGGAGGTGGACGGAGAGGAGGTACCGAGCGTCCACAGCCCGACTCCCCGCGGACAGAGTCAG TCAGAGTCCAGCAGGAACCGGATGTTCCGCAGCATCATGTCGGCCAACAGCAGCAGCGATGAGTTCGATGAGGACCTCAAGCCTCTGAGGGACAAAGAGCCCGCTGGGACAAAGCAGGGGCCCGGTCCAAAtgaagaggatgaggatgaggaagaggaggaggatgactctgatgatgatgatgatacagatgatgatgatgacccCACGGAGCCTCTGGAGGGAGTGTACGACCCCGCAGACTACGCCAACCTGCCCGTCAGCACCGAGATCAAAGAACTGTTCCAGTACATCATCCg GCAGTTTGACCAGAGACAGTTTGTCTTCTCCTTCCTTTGTCTGCTGTCTTCAGAAGGACAGCTCCTTCTTCTTCAGAG GTACACGCCTCAGACCATAGAACTGGATCACTCCCTGAAGCCGTTCATCCCAGACTTCATCCCAGCTGTTGGAGACATCGACGCCTTCCTGAAG GTGCCGAGACCCGATGGGAAACCAGATGATCTGGGACTGCTGGTTCTGGATGAACCCAGTGTGAAGCAGTCGGACCCCACGGTTCTGTCGCTGTGGCTGTCAGAGGAGACCAAGCAGCACGGAGCTGCAGag CTGAAGAAAGTGACGAGCGTGGCGAGTCCTCAGGACAACCCTCGGGCCGTGGACAGCTGGGTGGACAGTATCAGCGCCCTGCACAGGTCCAAACCTCCGGCCAGCGTCCAGTACCACCGACCGGTCCCGGACATCGACAGCCTGATGCAGGAGTGGGCCGCGGAGCTGGAGGATCTGCTGGGCCGCCTGCAGCTGCCCCCCGCCCGCCTGGACTGCAGCCTGTCTCAGTACGCCGACATCATCTGCAGCCTGCTGGACATCCCCGTCTACGGAACCAGGATCCAGTCCCTGCACCTGCTCTTCAGTCTCTATCTGGAGTTCAGGGACTCTCAGCACTTCACCCGCAGAACCTAG